From Diospyros lotus cultivar Yz01 chromosome 4, ASM1463336v1, whole genome shotgun sequence, a single genomic window includes:
- the LOC127798713 gene encoding protein MITOFERRINLIKE 1, chloroplastic, with the protein MESRISTGLALLSPHQPADDFNTLFNHLNTALISPSRSRNQAIPRTQKIDANPQNPLPTLRFSSTTVSLESQIRNPQKPTSRSWLKPAGRGSPGVRSLFKNLSVFERALIGAGAGGIAGAFTYVCLLPLDNVKTKLQTKGASEIYNGAWDVIVKTLKTRGILGFYSGVSAVIVGSTASSAVYFGTCEFGKSILSKLPQYPSVLIPPTAGAMGNIVSSAIMVPKELITQRMQAGAKGRSWEVLLRIIEKDGILGLYAGYSATLLRNLPAGVLSYSSFEYLKAAVLESTKQAHLEPIQSVCCGALAGAISASLTTPLDVVKTRLMTQAHGEAMNKVAAALHTGVSATVKQILREEGWVGLTRGMGPRVLYSACFSAIGYFAFETARLTIMNQYLKHKESGELSSFLT; encoded by the coding sequence ATGGAATCTCGAATCTCCACAGGTCTAGCCCTCCTCTCTCCCCATCAACCTGCAGACGATTTCAACACTCTATTCAATCACCTCAACACCGCTCTCATCTCCCCCTCAAGAAGCCGTAACCAAGCCATTCCCAGAACCCAAAAAATTGATGCAAACCCCCAAAATCCCCTTCCCACTCTCAGATTCTCCTCAACCACCGTCTCTTTGGAGTCACAAATCCGAAACCCACAAAAACCCACTTCCCGGAGCTGGCTCAAACCCGCCGGGAGAGGCTCCCCCGGCGTCCGCTCTCTGTTCAAGAACCTGTCCGTCTTCGAGCGCGCGCTCATCGGCGCCGGCGCCGGCGGAATTGCCGGCGCCTTCACTTACGTCTGCCTTCTCCCGCTCGACAATGTCAAGACCAAGCTCCAAACCAAAGGGGCTTCCGAGATTTACAACGGCGCGTGGGATGTCATCGTGAAGACTCTCAAAACCAGAGGAATTCTAGGGTTCTATAGCGGCGTCTCGGCTGTGATTGTCGGCTCCACGGCTTCTTCCGCGGTGTATTTCGGGACTTGTGAATTTGGAAAATCGATTCTGTCGAAATTGCCCCAGTACCCATCTGTGTTAATCCCTCCGACCGCCGGCGCAATGGGAAACATAGTTTCCTCCGCGATAATGGTGCCGAAGGAATTGATCACTCAGAGAATGCAGGCTGGCGCAAAGGGAAGGTCTTGGGAGGTTTTGCTGAGAATTATAGAGAAAGATGGGATTTTGGGATTGTACGCAGGTTACTCGGCTACTCTGTTGAGGAATTTACCTGCTGGGGTTTTGAGTTATTCCTCGTTTGAGTACTTGAAAGCTGCGGTTTTGGAGAGCACTAAACAGGCTCATTTGGAGCCAATTCAGAGCGTTTGTTGCGGCGCATTGGCGGGCGCGATATCGGCCTCATTAACGACGCCATTGGATGTTGTCAAGACGAGGTTGATGACGCAGGCTCATGGGGAGGCCATGAATAAGGTTGCTGCTGCTCTGCACACGGGGGTTTCGGCTACTGTGAAGCAGATTTTGAGGGAAGAGGGGTGGGTGGGACTGACTCGCGGAATGGGGCCGCGAGTTCTTTATAGTGCCTGCTTTTCTGCGATTGGATACTTCGCGTTTGAGACGGCGAGGCTGACGATTATGAATCAGTATCTTAAGCACAAGGAGTCTGGTGAGTTATCTTCTTTCTTGACTTGA
- the LOC127800142 gene encoding L-type lectin-domain containing receptor kinase S.6, producing the protein MNSFWLLLFFFLLLSPSSSAPSSPATNVTLSGDAHFTNNSITLTQELNCISSHSNFPPPFGIGRAFYVLPIRFLDSSTNATASFSCRFSFQIIPSSFCPFGDGLAFFITSDPDSVGLSGGSMGLPEQDSYLAVEFDTSFNPSLGDINDNHVGIDVNTVESLYSIDLFQKGISLKSGKQITAWIEYIDSEKVIRVWLGYSKLKPRTPLLVAPIDLSNHFEEFMHIGFSASNRGGSAIHLVEGWRFKAYGLVPSVMSMETVEAGDCVVCLPEDSVDEKGEFNHMDKRVSELALGLGCLAAFIISVSTIVVIIIFWMMRRKGIDSQVCGFQGYKVPKRLSLSEIKSATKGFNQKRIIGAGGAATVYEGSLPSCGAVAVKRFSRVNRIGPFGNQFTTEFATMVGCLRHKNLVQLQGWCCEGNELVLVYEFMANGSLDKILHDKENPLITFLIWERRLDIILGVASALVYLHEECERQIIHRDVKTCNIMLDAEFNAKLGDFGLAEVYEHSCSTREATIPAGTIGYLAPEYVYLGIPTVKTDVYSFGVVVLEVASGKNPVDSDGTLLADWAWGLWERGRLIEAADSKLKGKFNRLEMERMLRVGLLCVHPNSEKRPTVKEAARTLKGEVAVPILPARKPLVSIQSVLPEGSAEIMNCGGDENPYLDETPWLTPKTHFW; encoded by the coding sequence ATGAACTCTTTCTGGCTTctactcttcttcttcctcctcctttcaCCGTCTTCCTCCGCCCCTTCCTCGCCGGCGACCAACGTCACCCTCTCCGGCGACGCCCATTTCACCAACAACTCCATCACTCTCACCCAAGAACTCAACTGCATCTCTTCCCACTCCAATTTCCCCCCTCCTTTTGGAATTGGAAGAGCTTTCTATGTCCTCCCAATCCGCTTTCTTGATTCTTCCACCAACGCCACCGCTTCTTTTTCTTGCCGTTTCTCTTTCCAAATCATCCCGTCCTCTTTCTGCCCCTTTGGAGATGGCCTCGCCTTTTTTATCACCTCCGATCCAGATTCCGTCGGCCTCTCCGGCGGCTCCATGGGCCTCCCGGAACAAGATTCCTATCTCGCCGTGGAATTCGATACCAGTTTCAATCCGTCCCTCGGCGACATCAATGACAACCACGTTGGCATTGATGTCAACACTGTTGAATCTCTTTATTCCATCGATTTGTTCCAAAAAGGGATTAGTTTGAAGAGTGGAAAACAAATCACGGCTTGGATTGAGTACATAGATTCAGAGAAGGTGATCAGGGTGTGGCTTGGCTACTCGAAGCTAAAGCCTAGAACCCCTCTTCTCGTGGCCCCAATCGATCTTTCGAACCATTTCGAGGAGTTCATGCACATCGGTTTCTCCGCCTCGAATCGCGGGGGCTCGGCTATTCATCTTGTTGAGGGGTGGAGATTCAAGGCTTATGGATTGGTCCCCTCTGTAATGTCAATGGAAACAGTTGAAGCAGGGGATTGTGTCGTGTGTTTACCAGAAGATTCTGTTGATGAAAAGGGGGAATTCAATCATATGGACAAAAGGGTTAGTGAATTGGCCCTTGGATTGGGCTGCTTGGCTGCATTTATCATCTCTGTATCAACCATTGTTGTCATAATCATCTTTTGGATGATGAGGCGGAAGGGAATTGATAGCCAAGTTTGTGGATTTCAAGGATACAAAGTGCCCAAAAGGCTCTCACTCTCAGAGATAAAATCAGCCACAAAAGGGTTTAACCAGAAGAGAATTATAGGTGCAGGAGGGGCTGCAACTGTGTATGAAGGGTCCCTGCCCTCTTGTGGGGCGGTGGCGGTGAAAAGGTTCAGCCGGGTGAACAGAATTGGTCCCTTTGGCAACCAGTTCACGACTGAGTTTGCAACAATGGTGGGGTGCTTGAGGCACAAGAACTTGGTTCAGCTTCAAGGATGGTGCTGTGAGGGTAATGAATTAGTCCTAGTTTATGAGTTCATGGCAAATGGGAGTCTTGACAAAATTTTACACGATAAAGAGAATCCCCTTATAACGTTCCTTATATGGGAGCGAAGACTCGATATCATTCTTGGCGTTGCGTCGGCTCTTGTATACCTACATGAAGAATGTGAGAGACAAATAATTCATAGGGATGTGAAGACTTGCAATATAATGCTGGATGCTGAATTCAATGCCAAGCTTGGGGACTTCGGCTTGGCTGAAGTTTATGAACATAGTTGTAGCACTAGGGAGGCTACCATACCGGCCGGAACAATCGGCTATCTTGCTCCAGAGTACGTTTATCTGGGCATTCCCACTGTGAAAACCGATGTTTACAGCTTTGGGGTTGTGGTGCTGGAGGTGGCATCGGGGAAGAATCCCGTGGACAGCGATGGAACTCTGCTTGCAGATTGGGCGTGGGGGCTGTGGGAAAGGGGGAGGCTAATTGAGGCTGCTGATTCAAAACTGAAAGGGAAGTTCAATAGGCTGGAGATGGAGAGGATGCTCAGGGTTGGGCTTCTTTGCGTGCACCCCAACTCTGAGAAGAGGCCGACAGTG